GGCAGGCGGGTCGATTCCGTCGCTCACGGGACTGTTGGCGCGGAGATGGTCAATGCGCACACCTACACCCTCCGGCCTATAGTCTCCAGATCGTCGTATCTCGAATTTCGCCGCTCTTGGCTCGGGCCGGCTATCGTTTGACGCGGGCGTTGCCTTCCCAGATGCTCCAGATCTGTTCTTCGTCGGCCGGCTGGGCGTAGTCGGTCAGCAGGGTGACCACCAGAGCGCCGGTGGCCCATCCGAACGAGGCCCACTTCTCGGGCTCCCAGCCGCGAAGAACGGCGTAGAGCATGCCGCCGACGAAGGCGTCCCCGCCGCCGATCCTGTCGACGACGCCGATCTGTCGCGGCTCGATCGCGTGCCAGCGGCTACCCTCGGCCAGCAGAGCGCCCCAGAGGTGGGTGTTGGCGTTGACGACCTCGCGCAGCGTGGTCGCGAAGACCTTCGCGTTCGGGTAGGCCTTGCCGGCCCGCTCGATCATGCCCTTGAAGCTGTCGATCTTGCTGCCGAGGCCCTTGCCGCCGGCTTCGGGACCCTCGATGCCCAGGGCGAGTTGGAAATCCTCTTCGTTGCCGACGAGAATGTCGGCGACGCCGGCGATCTCGTGGAAGATCGCCCGCAGCTCCTTTTCGCGGCCCTTCCAGAATGAAGCACGGTGGTTCAGATCGAACGAGATCCGCGTGCCGTACTTCTTGGCCGCCCGCGCGATCTCCAGGCAGAACGTTCCTGTCTCGGGCGACAGCGCCGCAATCAGGCCGGACAGGTGTACGATCTGGACGCCTTCGCGCCCGAAGATGCGTTCGAGGTCGAAATCCTTGACGTTCAGCGTTCGGCCGACCTCGCCGGCCCGGTCGTTGCAGACGCGCGGGCCGCGCGAGCCGGTCCCGCAGTCGGCCAGATTGAGCTGGTGCCGGTAGCCCCACGGGCCGCCCTGATCGACCTCGGGACCTTCGACGTCCATATGCCGGCCGGCCAGGTCGTCCTTCAGGAAGCGGGCGATTGGGCTGCCCTTGACGAACGTTGTCAGAACCTTGACCGGAAGGCCCAGATACGACGAGACGCTGGCGACGTTGGTCTCGGCGCTGGTGGCTTGCAGGGTGAACCGCCGGCCGCAATGGAACGGCTGGCCGTTGTCGGGCGTCAGGCGGGCCCCCATGCTGGTGGGCACGAGCAGGGCGTAGCGACAGTCCTTCTTGAGTTCAACGCTCACGA
The sequence above is a segment of the Anaerobaca lacustris genome. Coding sequences within it:
- a CDS encoding sugar kinase; the encoded protein is MGARLTPDNGQPFHCGRRFTLQATSAETNVASVSSYLGLPVKVLTTFVKGSPIARFLKDDLAGRHMDVEGPEVDQGGPWGYRHQLNLADCGTGSRGPRVCNDRAGEVGRTLNVKDFDLERIFGREGVQIVHLSGLIAALSPETGTFCLEIARAAKKYGTRISFDLNHRASFWKGREKELRAIFHEIAGVADILVGNEEDFQLALGIEGPEAGGKGLGSKIDSFKGMIERAGKAYPNAKVFATTLREVVNANTHLWGALLAEGSRWHAIEPRQIGVVDRIGGGDAFVGGMLYAVLRGWEPEKWASFGWATGALVVTLLTDYAQPADEEQIWSIWEGNARVKR